A region of Toxorhynchites rutilus septentrionalis strain SRP chromosome 1, ASM2978413v1, whole genome shotgun sequence DNA encodes the following proteins:
- the LOC129780638 gene encoding uncharacterized protein LOC129780638: MDVETTGSITMEDSLGQRDEGAHAVERILLQDPVYPPLSPVNVRTYYEFLEEPTTGVIPKVIKNETLYEKWRSETHNIRRLQDLKAEHKKENDIRRNRELDLIEQMKQMELQKREELEDQRAKEADLKAKLEQREREQALIEERKQNEMAAVQNELKRLRTIEQRFLQQNYFHRQQQMVDGHLSGTEFVPDGLCPRFHQRAASVINVQSSVANNRPAGTVGNTPVPLRTNMPPVSVQNLIPNNLPHTQINTSPSYLCHSFIENGFPSPISTPMGDRSCYNITETPPILPSPHVASGPPNHWSVPSSFVINPPMSSSEILSAEVVPSSQQLAARQVVSKDLPVFSGDPVDWPLFYSSYQHSTQVCGYSNSENLLRLQRSLKGRAREAVSSFLLHPTTIPQVISTLQTLFGRPEHIIHNMISKVRAIPAPRADRLESLVSFGLAVQNLCGHLKAIRLEKHLSNPMLLQELVDKLPANVKLSWALHQEQVPMIDLSVFGEYMGKIVSATSSVTGFSTFSQKPSKDSRSNEKAYVNSHTTSNERVGERDENAFNHFSDKQTTGNNMCLACGVGIHQVARCLSFKRLSLDDRWKLVKEYKLCRRCLTPHVRWPCKGEACGINGCQKKHHRLLHSDCPLAATSSTQKSTNATVTVHRQVSSSTLFRVLPVTLYGKNGQVNTLAFLDDGSSITLVEQSLVNELGVNGPSESLCIQWTGGVKKQIADTNRIQLQISAVGSNKRFKLGEAYTVEDLGLPEQSLDFSDMSSRFKHLEGVPVQSFDAAAPGVLIGLNNTHLLFTLKLREGRPNEPIATKTRIGWSVYGSQRGTEGNMQHRQLHICAKTVDENLHDYVKNFFSVESLGVALVPQVEGVDEQRARRILEETTVRTTSGRLQTGLIWKYDGVELPDSRPLAEKRLRCLEKRLSRDPVLYSKVRQQMSDYLEKGYSHKATVEELSRFDPRRTWYLPIGIVLNPRKPDKVRVIWDAAAKVEGISLNSMLLKGPDLLTSLLSVLFGYREREVAISGDLKEMFHQLLIREEDRCALLFLWRNYPEMPIEVMVMNVAIFGASCSPTQAIFAMNLNAEENEVDHPRAAIAIKHHHYMDDYLDSVDTDVEAVKLALEVAEVHSKAGFEIRNWLSNKKTVLEKIGEMNPKSVKCFTTDKEMDKERLLGMIWLPEEDVFSFALSFREDLLKIVSGETIPTKREMLKVTMSIFDPLGIVAAFVIHGKVLVQDVWRSKIDWDEKIPWEIFCRWKQWLSVLRKMNTVKVDRCYFPGYNPDCYNSLNLHVFIYAGEEAYAAAAYFRVVDNGRVRCILVSSKTKVAPLQPLSIPRLELQAAVLGARLRKTIEEKHSLKIQRTFFWSDSSTVIAWIKSDARRYRQFVAFRVNEILSLSSVQEWRWVPTKLNVADEATKWGKGPSFDPDSRWYRGPKFLYDSEHEWPRDCREENSTTAEELRSAFVHKHHVIEQVVKLERFSRLERLLRSMAYVVRFIDSSVDQRKTVAVGRVNYGGAAERRTVSMANCSER; encoded by the coding sequence ATGGATGTCGAGACCACTGGTAGCATAACTATGGAAGACTCGCTTGGCCAAAGAGATGAAGGTGCACACGCTGTGGAACGTATATTACTCCAGGATCCTGTCTACCCTCCGTTATCACCGGTAAACGTTCGAACCTACTACGAGTTCTTAGAGGAACCTACAACGGGGGTCATTCCTAAGGTGATCAAGAATGAGACGTTGTACGAAAAGTGGCGGTCTGAAACTCACAATATTCGGAGACTTCAGGATTTAAAGGCAGAGCACAAGAAGGAAAATGATATACGACGGAATCGTGAATTGGATTTAATTGAACAGATGAAGCAGATGGAGCTTCAGAAGCGAGAAGAACTGGAGGATCAACGAGCGAAAGAGGCTGATCTGAAAGCGAAACTAGAGCAGCGGGAACGTGAACAGGCGCTCATTGAGGAGAGGAAACAGAACGAGATGGCTGCAGTGCAGAACGAACTGAAGCGGCTGAGGACAATCGAGCAGCGGTTCCTGCAGCAGAACTATTTTCATCGACAGCAGCAGATGGTTGACGGCCACTTAAGTGGGACTGAATTTGTTCCAGATGGATTGTGTCCAAGGTTTCATCAGCGAGCAGCATCAGTGATAAATGTGCAGTCATCGGTAGCGAACAACCGACCAGCAGGAACAGTAGGTAACACCCCCGTACCCCTTCGTACCAACATGCCACCGGTGAGTGTTCAGAATTTGATTCCAAACAATTTACCTCACACTCAAATAAACACTAGCCCCTCGTATTTGTGTCATTCTTTTATTGAAAATGGTTTCCCATCGCCGATCAGTACCCCTATGGGTGATCGCAGCTGTTACAATATAACAGAAACTCCTCCAATATTGCCGTCCCCCCATGTTGCGTCTGGTCCACCGAACCATTGGTCTGTCCCGAGTTCATTTGTGATAAATCCACCTATGTCGAGTAGTGAAATTTTGTCAGCAGAAGTTGTCCCATCGTCCCAGCAGTTGGCAGCCAGGCAAGTCGTGTCGAAGGACTTGCCTGTTTTCTCCGGAGACCCAGTGGACTGGCCACTCTTCTACAGTAGCTATCAACACTCGACTCAGGTATGCGGCTATTCAAATTCGGAGAATCTACTTCGTTTGCAACGAAGTCTCAAAGGTCGTGCCAGAGAGGCGGTTAGCAGCTTTCTACTTCATCCCACAACGATACCTCAAGTGATATCAACGCTGCAAACTCTGTTTGGGAGACCCGAACATATCATCCACAACATGATTTCGAAAGTGCGAGCAATCCCTGCACCGAGGGCGGACCGACTCGAATCGCTTGTGAGCTTCGGTCTTGCGGTGCAAAATCTGTGTGGACATCTAAAGGCGATCCGGCTGGAGAAACACCTGTCGAACCCCATGCTGTTGCAAGAATTGGTCGATAAGCTGCCGGCTAATGTTAAACTTAGTTGGGCGCTACACCAGGAGCAGGTGCCGATGATCGACCTCAGTGTGTTCGGCGAATACATGGGGAAGATTGTATCAGCCACTAGCAGTGTAACCGGTTTCAGCACATTCTCGCAGAAACCATCGAAGGATTCCCGATCCAACGAGAAAGCTTACGTGAACTCTCATACGACTTCAAATGAACGAGTAGGCGAACGTGACGAGAACGCATTCAATCATTTTTCAGACAAACAAACAACAGGAAACAATATGTGCCTGGCATGTGGAGTTGGAATTCATCAGGTGGCACGATGTCTGTCCTTCAAAAGACTTTCTCTCGACGATAGGTGGAAACTGGTAAAAGAATACAAACTCTGTCGTCGCTGTCTAACGCCACACGTTCGGTGGCCTTGCAAAGGAGAAGCCTGTGGGATCAACGGTTGTCAGAAAAAACATCACCGTCTTCTGCATTCGGACTGCCCGTTAGCAGCAACATCATCAACCCAAAAGTCAACGAACGCGACTGTTACGGTTCATCGTCAAGTCAGCTCATCTACATTGTTCCGAGTTCTTCCGGTGACGTTATATGGGAAAAATGGCCAGGTTAACACATTGGCATTTCTCGATGACGGCTCATCAATCACTCTGGTTGAACAGTCGTTGGTTAATGAACTTGGAGTGAACGGCCCATCGGAATCTTTGTGCATTCAGTGGACGGGGGGtgtgaagaaacaaattgcagATACAAACCGAATACAACTCCAGATTTCCGCAGTAGGTAGCAACAAGCGCTTCAAACTTGGCGAGGCGTATACTGTGGAAGATCTTGGACTCCCAGAACAGTCCTTGGACTTCAGCGACATGTCTTCACGATTCAAACACCTCGAAGGCGTGCCGGTACAGAGTTTTGACGCAGCAGCACCGGGAGTTCTAATTGGCTTAAACAACACACACTTGTTGTTTACACTCAAGCTTCGCGAAGGTCGACCAAATGAACCGATAGCGACGAAAACGCGTATTGGCTGGTCAGTTTACGGAAGTCAGCGTGGAACTGAAGGCAATATGCAGCATCGACAGTTACACATTTGTGCGAAGACAGTCGACGAAAATCTGCATGATTACGTGAAGAATTTTTTCTCCGTTGAAAGCCTTGGAGTAGCACTTGTCCCTCAGGTGGAAGGAGTCGACGAACAACGAGCTCGTAGAATCCTAGAAGAGACCACGGTGCGTACGACTAGTGGAAGACTTCAAACAGGGCTGATATGGAAGTATGATGGAGTAGAATTACCTGATAGTCGACCTTTGGCGGAGAAGAGGTTGAGGTGCTTAGAGAAGCGGCTGTCCAGGGATCCTGTACTGTACAGCAAAGTTCGTCAGCAAATGTCAGACTACTTGGAGAAAGGCTATTCACACAAAGCAACCGTCGAGGAATTGAGTCGCTTCGATCCACGTCGCACATGGTATCTCCCTATCGGTATAGTTCTCAATCCCAGAAAACCGGACAAGGTGAGAGTAATCTGGGACGCTGCAGCCAAAGTCGAAGGTATTTCATTGAATTCGATGCTGCTAAAGGGCCCAGATCTTCTAACTTCGCTTCTGTCTGTATTGTTCGGGTATCGTGAACGTGAGGTGGCAATTTCTGGAGATCTTAAAGAAATGTTCCATCAACTTCTTATCCGGGAGGAAGATCGTTGCGCGTTACTGTTCCTATGGAGAAACTATCCAGAGATGCCAATCGAAGTCATGGTGATGAATGTTGCGATCTTCGGCGCGTCGTGTTCCCCAACACAAGCTATATTTGCAATGAACCTGAACGCTGAGGAAAACGAAGTCGACCACCCAAGGGCAGCCATCGCAATCAAGCACCATCACTATATGGACGACTATTTGGATAGTGTCGATACGGACGTGGAGGCTGTTAAGTTGGCATTGGAAGTAGCGGAAGTTCACTCAAAGGCTGGCTTCGAAATCAGGAATTGGTTGTCGAACAAGAAGACGGTGCTTGAAAAAATCGGCGAAATGAATCCTAAGTCCGTAAAATGCTTCACTACCGACAAGGAAATGGACAAAGAGAGACTCCTTGGGATGATCTGGCTGCCGGAAGAAGACGTATTTTCGTTTGCGCTCAGTTTCCGGGAAGACCTGCTGAAAATAGTATCAGGAGAAACAATTCCGACTAAACGGGAAATGCTAAAAGTTACAATGAGCATCTTTGATCCTCTAGGTATCGTGGCAGCCTTCGTTATACACGGGAAGGTTCTTGTTCAAGATGTCTGGAGGTCCAAAATCGATTGGGATGAAAAAATTCCCTGGGAAATCTTCTGCCGTTGGAAACAGTGGCTTTCTGTGCTCCGCAAGATGAATACAGTCAAAGTCGATCGCTGTTATTTCCCAGGGTACAACCCTGACTGCTATAACTCCCTGAATCTGCACGTCTTCATATACGCTGGCGAGGAAGCCTACGCTGCAGCAGCCTATTTTCGCGTTGTGGACAATGGTCGTGTTCGTTGTATTCTGGTGTCTTCGAAGACGAAAGTCGCTCCACTCCAACCCCTCTCCATACCTAGATTGGAGTTGCAAGCCGCAGTACTTGGGGCTCGTTTGCGGAAGACGATTGAGGAGAAGCATTCGCTCAAAATTCAACGCACCTTTTTCTGGAGCGACTCCTCTACAGTCATCGCATGGATTAAATCGGACGCTCGTCGCTATAGACAATTCGTGGCCTTTCGAGTTAATGAAATCCTCAGCCTGTCATCCGTTCAGGAGTGGCGGTGGGTGCCCACAAAACTCAACGTTGCTGACGAAGCCACTAAGTGGGGAAAAGGACCATCTTTTGATCCAGACAGCCGATGGTATCGTGGACCTAAATTTCTGTATGACAGCGAACACGAATGGCCAAGGGATTGCAGAGAAGAAAATAGCACTACAGCGGAGGAACTTCGTTCAGCTTTTGTTCATAAACATCACGTTATCGAGCAAGTGGTAAAGTTAGAGCGATTTTCTCGGTTGGAACGACTACTACGGAGCATGGCTTACGTCGTGCGATTCATCGACTCATCGGTTGATCAGAGAAAAACCGTTGCAGTTGGACGCGTTAACTACGGAGGAGCTGCAGAACGCCGAACGGTGTCTATGGCGAATTGCTCAGAGCGATGA